TTCATGTAGGTTTCTTATATATCTCACTCACAGTTTGCTTTTATTTATGGCATTGGCAGCGATAAACTTGAGAGGCTTATCCGTTTATAAGCTTGGAGGATCCACTCCTGCTCAAGAAGAAAGTAGCGACCTGCTCAATGCGGACCGTGATAAAAATGACTATGACTGGTAAGTTGTTTTGTTCTTCTTAAGTTTGGTGTCTTATGTTTAGTTTCTTTAATGTATTTAAGGAGTGGTTATATTTTTGGTAGTGTTAGGAGCGAATAGATGGATGATTATAGTTAGATTTTCGCATAAATTGCTTATAGTTAGAGATGATGCTTCTATTATGTATGGAAATACAAGTGTTTTCTCATGTATGTAGAGATTGATTATAATTCAATATTTTGCCTGATTTTATATATTGGACTTATGTGGTCTTAATATACGACCATCAATTATAGGTTGATAACTCCTCCAGAAACACCTCTGTTTCGATCTCTGGATGATGAGGCACAACCAGTTAAACCTGCACGTAGGGGCAGGCCCAGGAGAGAACCTATTTCAGTCACACGATCACCCACGGTAACCTTAATATAAGGAGCTCATGATTCATGCTCTCGTAGTCCTAATTCATGTTTCTCTTAAAATTATCTCAAAAAATGTCTTCAATCTTTAGATGGAGAAAGATTACAAAAGAGGTAGAGGCAATGCAAGTCCTCATCGCCTCAGCCCATCGCCACGGTCTGGAAACAATACATTGCAATCTAGAAGTAGGCCAGTTTTTGCCACTTGTTCAAGCCCACCTCCTACGATGCAGCATCATTCTCCAACGAGGAGATTGTCCCATTCACCAACTAAAGCAACATTTGCCCCAAGATCTAGTTCGCCAACGCCTAGGAGGACAAATACTGGTTCTACTGGCACTTCTGCCCCATCAAGAGTGACAGGATCATTTCCTATCAAGACAAATCGAGGGAACTCTACTTTACCAAAGATAAGGGCGTGGCAAAGTAACATTCCTGGATTTTCCTTAGAGGCGCCTCCTAATCTTTGTACCTCACTGGAAGATAGACCAGCATCATCAGTGAGAAGTGCCTCCCCGGCATCTAAAACTAGCTCCAGATATGGCAGGCAATCGATGTCTCCAACTACCTCCAGGAGTGTTGCTTCATCACACAGTCACAATCATGATTTATTTAGTCCCTATAGTAAAGATTCAGTTGCATCATCAGGCGATGATGATATAGACATGCTACAACCCACTCCTCTCTGCAGCTCAGATAAATCAGCTCCAAGAAACTTAGGTGCTCATCCTAGTGACAACGTCAGGAGCTTTTCCAAAAAATCGATGAAAAAACTATCAAGTTCTGCTCCTAAAAGATCCTTTGATTTGGTCGGCCAAATGGTAGGCACTCTTCTCATTTAGTTCTATTGATTGTTTCTTCATATACAAAAACTTTTTATGTACTATGTATTTTATCACTTAGTTATGTGCATGCTTTGATTATTTTTGAAATGGTTTATCTTAAATATCTATTATTTTTCTACAAGTTGGTATTAAGGATTTCCTACTTTCTGGGTGACACCACTCAAATTTTTTAGTAACCTTGTATTTTTAGTGGTACGAATATAATCTCATCTTAGCTTTTGGTAATACCTGAAGTAGTTATGTGTGAAAACAATATCCCATCAAGTGTGACAATCGACGATAAGCAAATGGAATAAATAGTTCTATTCTGGCCATGTCAGTAATATCTCTAAAGTTCTAGAAAGCGCTGCTGAAGCTACTACTATTAGAGTCTGATGTTTCCTTGCTTATCAATTTCCATGTGCAGGATCACAGTGACCCTCACAATATGTTTAAGCCTCTGTTGTCCAGTGTCCCCGGTTCGACATTCCATGTAGGAAAAGTAAGCACACATCAATGTTCTCTGGTGTCCATAAATTCTTATATGACAATTAACAGTAGTGCCAGTTGTGATCAAGCTGCAAGTGGAGCCCATGAGATTGAAGGTAGTGAGCTAAATCTGGATGATGTAATGAGTGACTGTGTGAGGGGAAATCATCCAGTTATTGACAATGAATTATTTGTCATGGAGCATGGTAATGATATAAATGAAGATATCGAGAATAGAATCATGGACGACTTACTTGGTAGTCAGCATCGTGAAAATGATGCCCCGCTTATAGTTGTCTCTACATTGGATGCTGGAAACAATAATGAATTTGATTGTCGGGATGCTAATGGTTCTCCAGATACAGTAACATGCTCAAAGTGTGGTCATGTGTTCCACTCAGCTGAAGTAGTAATGGAAAGAGATCGACAACTTTGTCTGGAGTGCAAATGTTTGGAAGTACGTTCAACTATAACTGATCCATCAAACATGGTAATGGTTGGTCAGAACGATACTCATGATGATGTTCAAATTATAGAACATGGATCGCAAGAGGTCTTGGACAAATTTGCATCAACATCAGGATATCTAGAACGTAGTTGTACTGGTCCGACAGAGAAAAATAATCTCGACTCTCAAAATTATTACAATGGCACAAGCCAAAGTCCTTCTGTAGAGCTATTTGAGGAAGGGGGGCCTTTTTTAGCTAGCGAGAAAATGATAAAGCAATTGATAAATGGCCACAATGGTTATGAGGTTAACTCAAGCTCAAGGCTCACTGTTTCGGATTGTGCAGGAATATCTTTGTTGCTGAAGAGATCAAGCAGCATTGAAAGACATATTGTGCAAAACAAGAGTTTCACAGCAAGTACTACCAGCTATGATGATTTCTCCTATGTGCCGAACAGTTTAAATAGCATGAGGAGCTCCACTGGGCACACCGATGCTTCAGTATCATCATTAATTGATCTAGGGTCCTCTAGGCAGACAAAGTTTCGTAATTCTCGGCAATCAAGTGGTCATAGATCAGATACAAAAAAATTTCGATATGAGATGCCTTCCAAACTCAAAAGGTTTGTCTCATCCATGTCAAGTGCTTCGGGCCATATGTTTCAGGACCGAAGTGCCATACCAAGTTGTCATGAAGATGGTTTTGAGGAAACATGTGTAGATCTTCGCGAACAATCACTGACTTCTGAATTTATAGAAGCAGAAAGCACTTGCAGTGATATTGAGAGCAACAATGTCTCAAAAACCACCACAGAACAGTCAAGTCATTTGATGGATGACCATTCAGAAGAGACTTCAGTCGATTCAATATTAATTTCTCGAAAGCCAGGATCACATGAGAACAAGGACAACTTGATGAGCAATTTCCATAATCTGTCAATTAAGGAAATGTCATCCGTACATTTGCGAACTTCTaatcaagtagatgatgcctcACCAAATTCATGTGTAGACATGGTGGATGCTGCAGAAGTTCGATATCTAAGTTCTTTGAACGCAATATCAGAAAATAAAATAGAGAATGATGATTCTGCATATTATGGTTCACATTCCGATGTCGATTCCCCTATTTCAAAAGGTTGCACTGGTGTCCACCATGCTAGTGCTGTAAGAGCTACTGCCAAGGAATTTGAAATCTCACATCATGCATATGTTCTAGGTACGTACTTACCATTGTTATATTCTTCTTCATTCAACCAAATATGTGGTACAATGgaaaatttattgattttttcaaCTCATTTCCTGATAAAATTGAGAAGCGTAGAACTTTTGCATGTTGACATGGCTGCTTGATCACATGTCTGTGAATCCATGTCAATCCATGATGAAACATATGTATCCAAAATTAACTGTGATTAGGTGATGGTAAATTTTTCTTTCTGTTGACCACCCATCCTTAATTATCTAGGATCAACCGATTCCTCTGAAGTTGTCGAATGCATTTCTTGAATATGAACAAATTAAATGTCGAGATTAATATTCCTCGAAGCTTCTTATTATTCGTTTCAACATGAATACTTTATGTTAGATTCACATGCATCTTACTTTCTTTCTCATCCCATTAGAacattgtcaagcctttcataACGAGCCCTTAAAAACACTATGTCTGTCGACTTCAATTTAAGTAGTATGAATTGGTCTGACTTCTTTTTGTACGCTCTTGGTTCTAACCTAGAAACTTTTTTCTATTCACAGAAGAATCGCATATTCTCTTAGAAGACACGGGTCAGGTAAAGGCGAAAACCCTGACCCTAGAAGAAGCAGCAGACGCGATCCTTTTCTGCAGCTCCATAATCCACAATCTAGCTTATGAAGCTGCAAATTTTGCAATAGATAGAGAGGCCTTACAAGCGGAAGCTCTGCGACCAGCAGTAGCGCTTGTGGGCAAATCTAACTTTGAAAGAGAGGATGCATGTTCGGGGAAGCGTAGTTCCAGGTCCCAAAAAGCTCGAAAACAAAGCCAGGAAATAGAAACTACACCTTCTAATTCCTGCAACTCTGAAACCGACGAGAAGTCTAGCCCATGTGTTGTTGGCATTTCTGACGATGGAGCTCTGGATAATGGCGACAGCACAAAGCCTCCCAAGCTAGAATCCAAGTGCAATTGTTTGATCATGTAAGTTTTGTGTAGCAGTTTGGATTCTTGCAGGATTGTTTATGTGTGGTTGCATTATTATTAAAGGTGCTTGCTTTTTTGTTAGTTCCAATTGTCTTAATATTGCCATTGACATAGTTTTGTAATGTTTGTTTCTATTTCTTTAATTTGAAAAGCAAGTAATAAAGTTGTGGGAAATTTTCCAGTTCCAGCTCAGAAATAAGTTATCTCATTCAATCTCgtattttatttcatcaataCACACGATATGTTAATGATGTCTTAGCGGATTGATGATGATCGAAATAATCCCACTATGTGTGAGATGACCAATATGCCCCTAACGATCCAATTCACAAGCTTATAAGTTAATTTCTTCGTCCCACTAAATATGACTCTctacttttgggcacggttattacGAAGAAGagtaattaaaagataaaagtgatgaAAAATTGTGGAGCTCACAACTTTTTATGAgagaaattgatttttttttaatgaaccaTTATTAATGGGGTAAACGAAAAAGAAAACTGAACCATtattagtgggacggaggaagtataaaaaTTTCAACCATAGCAACACATTttcaacaataaaaataagtttttatttgacaATGAATCTTATCATCAAATAACTGTCCTATTTTAGAATTCTATGAAAAAATGTTTCCAAATATCATATTTTAACCTTCTCCATAATGCAAATTCTTTATGATACAAATGTACGAGGCAAAAAAAATCTTAATagctaatatttttttatgggaTGGATTAGAGATTGtctcaaaaataattattacgcttatttttatatatgaaaTAGTACGAAGGTAATTAATTATAACGAGTTCGAATTATCCAATATAAGTCCATCATTTTAGGAAGTGTTCGGCTCCATGGATTAGATAAGACCTAAGTCTCATGATATGgagtatttgatttgatagactCGTTGATACTTACGCTTAGAACATTACCATATAGAATTAGTCAtggtgtataattttttttagagatttataaaattaatctcGAATAATTTtgaatcaatttaatttggagTAATGGAATACGCATCGACTTAAAGTGTTTCTGCATGCATTTTCAACATGTGTAAGTCTTGCAACGATTAGTTTATAAACTTCACATGATTTCTTCTTGCAGTTTCAACAGGCATGTATCCGCGATCCTCGACAAATGCAGCAACCTCAACCACCTCAAATAACTCCACGCCCATCTCATCACGCTCGGGCGCGACCACATCCACTTCTACGCTTTCAAGCTCATCCACTTCTGCGCCACTCGAAACCTCGCCTACGCACGCCACCTGTTCGACAAATTCCCCACGCCCAATATCTACCTCTACACGGTGATTGTCGCCGCCTGCACTCGGGCGCCCGACCACACAGCAATCGTGCTAATTTACCACGACATGGTCCGTGAGAATTGGTCGAGGCCGAACGAATACATGTTTTCAATTATCCTCAAATTGTGGCCGGAGGTGGCGAGGGATTACGGTGTGGAAATGGTGCAGGCACAAATTGTTAAATTAGGTTTTTGCGGATACCCGGTTGTGCAGACGACGGTGCTCGTTACGCGAGGTGTGGAGTTGAAATCGGCATTGCAAGGAAGGTGTTCGATGAAATATCAGAGAGAAGTGTGGTGTCGTGGACTACGATGATCTCAGGGTACACGAGGGCCAGGCGGGTTTGGGATGCGATTCTGCTGTTTGAAGAGATGCCGGAGGGGATTAGGGATACGCCGTTTTGGAATTGTATAATTGCAGGGTGTGTGCAGAATGGATTGTTTTCAGAGGCTATTGAGTTCTTCAAGAGAATGGTTGTCGAGGGCAGGGCGAATAGGCCGAATCAAGGGACCGTGATGTGCGTTTTGTCGACGCTGGGACATAATGGAATGCTACAGTTTGGGAGGTGCATCCATGGATACATATATAAGAATGGACTGAGTTTGGATTCGTGTGTTGTGAGTGGCTTGATTGACATGTATGGGAAATGTGGGAGTTTTGAGATATCAAGAATTGTTTTTGAGAAATCTGATCAAATAAATTTGACATCTTGGAATGCTCTGATCAACTATTATGCATTACATGGTAGATGCCATGAAGCAGTTGCTGTGTTCCAAGAAATGCTGAGGCGCGGCCGGGAAGGGCTAAAGCCAGACGCGATAACATTTATTGGCTTGTTGAACGCGTGCACTCACGGGGGTTTGGTTGAGGAAGGGCGTCATTTCTTTGAAATAATGATTAGGGATTTTGGGATTGAGCACTACGGGTGCTTGGTAGACCTTCTTGGGAGGTCGGGGAAGTTAGAGAAGGCCATGGATGTTGTGAGTGGGATGAGAGAGCCATCACCGGATGAGGTTATTTGGGGCTCGTTGCTCAACGTGTGCAGGGTTCATAGGCGCGCAGACTTGGCTGAATTTGTTGTGAGGAAGCTGGCTGAGATGAGTCCTGACAATGGAGGGTATGGTGCAATGCTGGCTAATCTATATGGTGAGATGGGGAAATGGGACAAGGCGTGGAGGGTTAGGGCGGCCTTGGCCGGAGAGAGTGCTTAAGGCGGCCGGTTGCAGTTGGATTGAGATTGACAGCCAAGTTCATAGCTTTTACTCTGTGGATAGGTCACATCCTAGAACAGAGGAGATCTATGCAATTTTGAGATGTTTAGGCGATGCTTCGAGAATGCAACACACGTCGTGGCGTCCACAACAACTGCAGTAGTCAGTGTGGTATCATTTTATGTATAATGCTACAAATTTGGGGAAGGTTTCATTGAGAGCAGCAACAAATAGTTTTTTGAGGTATGTGTTTAGCGAATAGCTGTGTGTGGGAAAAGAAGAGTTTTTCTTTGGCATTCTTCAAAGTGTTTGTGGTGTGTATGAGTGAAGTTTAGGATGGTGAAATGaatccacacacacacagaggGGATTACATGTACTGTTTTTATATCATGAACTACACTATGTTCTTACTTGTTATCAAAATCGAGATATTTAGAAGAAATATTTTTGTGAAGTTGATTTTTGTCTGCAGATGATAAACCTAACTCAAAATTAGAATATTTCAATTACATTTATACTAGTGTTTTTTGTGAGTTTGGATTAAAATATAAAGTATACTTAATCCATTAAAATACTGTATAAAGTATATtataactttattttaaatttatgtagcAATTCTTCTAATTTCAATTAGCTTTTTTTGAGGgaacaaaaaaaggaaaagaaattgTTTTGTTGACCGTTTCTTTAGTTAGCGCAGACGCTTCACCTTTCCTTGTATTGAAAGAATAATAGTTTTGAGTTTCCAtttccctctccctctctccctctccttctctctccaaACAAGAAATTCTCTCTGATCCTCAATTCAGAAGAAATTTCAAATCTTTTTGCAGCCCATAGCGCGAGATTTGAAGATAAAGATTGAAAGAAACGGAGATTTGGGATGGATGAAGGAGGCGGATCAGTAAATTCAACTGCGACGGCGACTGGAACGGAGACGTCGTCGTCGTATCCTTCGAATTCGATTCTTTCGAATTATCCATTGATATCAGCTCTTTTCGCCTTCGCGATTGCGCAGTCAATGAAGGTTTTCTCCTCATGGTATACTTCTCCATTCCTCCCCTtttaatgtgtgtgtgttttaattaGTGATGAATCTTTGAATGTTATGATCGATTTTTGTGGTATTTTTGGCGGTGAGAATTTAGGTTTATTATCATTATCTGCAATTGTAGATGTTGTTTCTGCTATCATCttgttttcatttctttttctaatttggaaaatgtatataaaaattttattgcTGTTCTTGTGCATTTTCTGAGATGTTTCTAATCAAATTCCTGCATCTATTATGTGAAGTTTAatgaaaaaattgttgaatttGTGCTGAAGGAAAGGATTAGGAATTTGGATCATCATCTCCACTGCTACAAAGGGTTTCTAAAATGAAATTTGATGCAATgggattttttttgttttttgagaaAAAATGTTATTCATTGAACATAATCAAATAGAATTTGAAAGAATTCATTGAGAAAACTTTGGGAAAAAACATAGTAATACTTAATTGTTTAGAGCTTGCAGAGATCATATGCTAAATAACAATGTACCCTATTTTACTTGTATTATTGGGTGATTATATACATGATTAGATGCTTGAAATAGAGAAAAAGTTGGGCACGTAGCCCACGGCATTGTAGCTATAAAAGTCTTACGACCATAGTAGTCCTGCAGGTATAAGGAAAACCGTTGGGATCTCAAGCAACTCGTTGGCTCCGGGGGCATGCCCTCGTCTCATTCAGCAACCGTTGCTGCTCTTGCAGTGGCCATCGGTTTCCAAGAGGGTTTCGGAGGATCACAATTCGCCCTTGCACTAATCTTGGCATTTGTGGTATGAATCATTCATCCCTCCTTTCTGTAATCCCATAACTATAATTACTAAAGATTGTGTATTGTTTAGGATGCATCATTGTGTTTTTGTCGCCTTTAATTTTTCTGCATCATATCATCACATATTCTCTTAAGATAATTTTTCTGCATCATATCATCACATATTCTCTTAAGACGTATTCTCACACGTCGTGAACCCGTTGGTAGGTGATGTATGACGCCACTGGAGTAAGATTACACGCTGGGCGTCAAGCAGAGGTTCGTTTCTAGTCTATTTCCGTTGTTCTTCGCCTTCTTCCTAAAATTAAACTGAGTATCCTGCATAggtatattatatagatttgatTTGATGTCTTTGTGTTCTTGGGGAAACATCAGGTTTTGAATCAAATCGTATGCGAGCTTCCATCTGAACACCCTCTTGCTGAGAGCAGGCCCTTGCGCGAACTTCTTGGTCACACTCCTCCTCAGGTTCGCCTCTACTCTCCCCTTGTGTGTGATCAATCTTGAGGAACACAACGTGGCATTCTACCATATGTTTAGTTTATAGAGAATAGATACCACATTGTTCCCAAAAATTTTGATCATGAAATCTATCAGTTGATTTCACAAACTACATGAAAAACTTCCAATCTGTTGAACATCAAATTCAGACATTCTATCCGATAACCCTAAGGTGCCAGCATCTTCAAAAGAAACTGGGATCGCATTAATCTGTTCAAATTCTTCTTCGTTGCAGGTTGTTGCTGGGGCAACGCTGGGGCTAGTCACAGCAGCAGTAGGCCATTTCATATTCAACACTGGCGAACGAGCTTGATGATGCTCGATTCCAATCTCATTTAGTCGAGCCCTTCAAGACGACGACCACTGCTCAACCAACGCAGGTTTGGTGCATCAGACTCGTCTACTATCTCTAAGAAGCGAAGATTAGATTAGTTTATTAAAAGTGCATTTTCTTGATTTCCAGTTTATGAAAAAATGTGAATAGCAGAGTTGGCTGTAGGGAGAAAGCTACCATTGTTATAGAACATTGCCATATTCAGTGACTGAAAATTGCACATTCTGGATCATATTTTTGAGTATATAAAAAAAGAGGTCATTCTTTAGCTATCCTGCTGTGCCTCTCACACTCACTCACACACATAAAacaaagggtaaatatcactttaaattc
The genomic region above belongs to Salvia miltiorrhiza cultivar Shanhuang (shh) chromosome 5, IMPLAD_Smil_shh, whole genome shotgun sequence and contains:
- the LOC131025392 gene encoding uncharacterized protein LOC131025392; the encoded protein is MDEGGGSVNSTATATGTETSSSYPSNSILSNYPLISALFAFAIAQSMKVFSSWYKENRWDLKQLVGSGGMPSSHSATVAALAVAIGFQEGFGGSQFALALILAFVVMYDATGVRLHAGRQAEVLNQIVCELPSEHPLAESRPLRELLGHTPPQVVAGATLGLVTAAVGHFIFNTGERA
- the LOC131026176 gene encoding uncharacterized protein LOC131026176, whose translation is MPPYPVMRVSPRRELKAENHKRGHSLESGIVYRHKEDDLALFNEVRSKERDDFLLQSNDNFDDFFSINLRGLSVYKLGGSTPAQEESSDLLNADRDKNDYDWLITPPETPLFRSLDDEAQPVKPARRGRPRREPISVTRSPTMEKDYKRGRGNASPHRLSPSPRSGNNTLQSRSRPVFATCSSPPPTMQHHSPTRRLSHSPTKATFAPRSSSPTPRRTNTGSTGTSAPSRVTGSFPIKTNRGNSTLPKIRAWQSNIPGFSLEAPPNLCTSLEDRPASSVRSASPASKTSSRYGRQSMSPTTSRSVASSHSHNHDLFSPYSKDSVASSGDDDIDMLQPTPLCSSDKSAPRNLGAHPSDNVRSFSKKSMKKLSSSAPKRSFDLVGQMDHSDPHNMFKPLLSSVPGSTFHVGKVSTHQCSLVSINSYMTINSSASCDQAASGAHEIEGSELNLDDVMSDCVRGNHPVIDNELFVMEHGNDINEDIENRIMDDLLGSQHRENDAPLIVVSTLDAGNNNEFDCRDANGSPDTVTCSKCGHVFHSAEVVMERDRQLCLECKCLEVRSTITDPSNMVMVGQNDTHDDVQIIEHGSQEVLDKFASTSGYLERSCTGPTEKNNLDSQNYYNGTSQSPSVELFEEGGPFLASEKMIKQLINGHNGYEVNSSSRLTVSDCAGISLLLKRSSSIERHIVQNKSFTASTTSYDDFSYVPNSLNSMRSSTGHTDASVSSLIDLGSSRQTKFRNSRQSSGHRSDTKKFRYEMPSKLKRFVSSMSSASGHMFQDRSAIPSCHEDGFEETCVDLREQSLTSEFIEAESTCSDIESNNVSKTTTEQSSHLMDDHSEETSVDSILISRKPGSHENKDNLMSNFHNLSIKEMSSVHLRTSNQVDDASPNSCVDMVDAAEVRYLSSLNAISENKIENDDSAYYGSHSDVDSPISKGCTGVHHASAVRATAKEFEISHHAYVLEESHILLEDTGQVKAKTLTLEEAADAILFCSSIIHNLAYEAANFAIDREALQAEALRPAVALVGKSNFEREDACSGKRSSRSQKARKQSQEIETTPSNSCNSETDEKSSPCVVGISDDGALDNGDSTKPPKLESKCNCLIM